In Drosophila santomea strain STO CAGO 1482 chromosome 2L, Prin_Dsan_1.1, whole genome shotgun sequence, a single window of DNA contains:
- the LOC120443713 gene encoding serine-rich adhesin for platelets isoform X8, with the protein MEVATTNNHSQSHHHHNHHHHLQPTAVVGGAGGSRSPFQREVREWQRIDPNTGALFSGRLEADRWINGPLNSYGKISDSQNISQPNGTQHTQRKQLEVLKARTANGAMQVIRTQTVQKSSSSWSSSTSTTTTSTTHHHHNHNHRTSQSNGHDPPPKSTILLSPISSQGVDICELSDDCSLSGSDAGIVHTPSAATSAATSASASASASALSQELIDDHVDFVVINGEASDKEDAADEPLHKGCHNLLPDTAPSLKLSNLMKSSSSISSQSSNNSNLTTAAQAASNTHRSAGKISLHAIVGPESSSSSSSSPASSAVWAKQADLYGQLPSGVGGSGGAGGADVAVAPPTQRRDLESFRHYNDDDGDDDDLRLTARHQRRQQVSQSVYAPPLPSIGSTLLQRSRSISTDDLSNDWEREDPAEQPVGEWRRVSKLRRSFQSQDHYKSPASSVRPRPLDLPSNSVSVARLRAELENGRRLHTAMRNNHVDLAALDNILNTPSTKPTVAKRNTFLTAESLQEIRGKLKKLSDESLYKEDFLAYHQKKPVVVREISVEKIDPTPPTQSTPSAFRPVHNTHSLESRQRQKDTSSSEWHLRRKSYGFEKMSPPEDKSIFRVDASTDSGLGRSGEQLGNWSPTERERERNEKNAAAAQQQNGVGTIVHFDRSGKPHMPSSSPTEGELSKRHSIAVEETWRDVRKTSQVHVNGGTAVASTSSSHTTTTSSHLGKGSAQKRVEFCKTEVHFAAESGRVNIVETDGKPPPTQNFRRRRRSNTTTTTTTTSGPLQSLVKSASVVGGGGSSSSSTSSSSTPSSEVTHFGDDSQRRKTIATSTVAYRATLMDPPEVVSQPISNSSSSSQVTVTTVAKPVHEPRWSLMESTSRNSYTSTSGVDTTDNETDELSNIRGILKNKPVKPKPYHLGENIESADVLWSVPAMKADRDSPSARDSGITSDSPISPKSVAERIRIVEQRQQQQQSSPAGNGYSTKINVSLGSEDWVESDLPKSNVMNIALHAPQIEKPKATPPTLRIGQLIPVAKPRTLFIQPQIQAQSIVDNADESGSESLKIVKEARGARKLREHELSYFGVQQKQQQQTKLSTTTTTNPRRTLPSRSKVSHNDELKANTTTTTKWQLLNDRPDLLRHSSPQHNDNDYNHDDDDDLDEDEEHCYENIATELTTTFTVKSPVHSPERSRSPGSYERKADLQRDAQILSEMTRNADQTLKALSEEAAIKDQRRRSCSLQRRSAKPLETIDEKVKVYPQSMGVARGTFASEARRNSRQSTPSPTRARSSSQSSIECCPRDRSRSSSRESMTHGGGSSDDQVATKQRAERLRLRTPKREKSRHEPIEVRVHRTSSKPRSSSSATGAGSSSLESKRSSHHSRHSREVDQSAESKTSSSSRLIRSSRVADESRSRPSSHRDREKERDRERSRGSEKHRDELTRSRELLVLGLLIMGATQPQRLSKRFRSLQSL; encoded by the exons ATGGAAGTGGCCACAACAAACAATCACAGTCAGAGCCATCATCATCacaatcatcatcatcatctgcaGCCGACGGCGGTGGTCGGTGGAGCGGGGGGCTCCCGGTCCCCCTTCCAGAGGGAGGTGCGTGAATGGCAACGCATCGATCCCAATACCGGAGCCCTTTTCAGCGGACGCTTGGAGGCAGACCGCTGGATAAACGGACCGCTGAACAGCTACGGCAAG ATATCCGACTCCCAAAACATCTCACAGCCGAATGGCACACAGCACACGCAGCGCAAACAGTTGGAGGTGCTGAAGGCCCGCACCGCCAACGGCGCCATGCAGGTGATCCGCACCCAGACGGTGCAAAAGAGCTCGTCCTCGTGGTCCTCCTCCAcatccaccaccaccacatccaccacccaccaccaccacaaccacaaccaccgCACGAGTCAGAGTAATGGCCACGATCCACCTCCAAAGTCCACTATCCTCCTATCCCCCATCAGCAGCCAGGGTGTTGACATCTGCGAGCTTAGCGACGATTGCAGTCTCAGTGGCAGCGATGCTGGCATTGTTCATACTCCATCCGCAGCCACATCCGCGGCCACATCCGCCTCGGCGTCCGCGTCCGCATCCGCACTCAGCCAGGAGCTAATCGACGATCATGTTGACTTTGTTGTGATTAATGGCGAGGCGAGCGATAAAGAGGACGCTGCCGACGAGCCTTTGCACAAAGGCTGCCACAATTTGTTACCCGATACGGCTCCCAGTCTGAAATTAAGCAATCTAATG AAAAGCAGCTCGAGCATTTCCAGCCAGAGCAGCAACAATTCGAACCTAACAACTGCAGCGCAAGCGGCGAGCAACACCCACAGAAGTGCGGGCAAAATAAGCCTACATGCAATTGTGGGACCagaatcatcatcatcatcatcatcatcgccagcATCGTCAGCGGTTTGGGCCAAGCAGGCTGACTTATATGGCCAGCTACCAAGTGGCGTGGGCGGTTCTGGCGGAGCTGGTGGTGCTGACGTAGCTGTTGCCCCGCCAACGCAGCGTCGTGATTTGGAAAGTTTCCGGCATTATAACGATGACGacggcgacgacgacgatcTGCG ACTCACCGCTCGCCATCAGCGTCGCCAGCAGGTGTCCCAGTCGGTCTACGCCCCTCCATTGCCCTCGATCGGATCCACGCTGCTCCAGCGATCCCGCTCCATTTCCACGGATGATCTCAGCAACGACTGGGAGCGAGAGGATCCCGCCGAACAGCCGGTGGGTGAGTGGCGCAGGGTCAGCAAACTGCGTCGCTCCTTTCAGTCGCAGGATCACTACAAGAGTCCAGCATCCTCCGTCCGACCACGACCCCTCGATTTGCCAAGTAATTCGGTGAGTGTGGCCCGACTGCGAGCGGAACTGGAGAACGGACGTCGCCTGCACACGGCCATGCGGAACAATCACGTGGATCTGGCCGCTCTGGACAACATATTGAACACGCCCTCGACCAAGCCCACGGTGGCCAAGAGGAACACCTTCCTCACCGCCGAATCCCTGCAGGAGATTCGCGGCAAGCTGAAGAAGCTCTCGGACGAGAGTCTCTACAAGGAGGACTTCCTGGCCTATCATCAAAAGAAGCCAGTGGTGGTGCGGGAGATCAGCGTGGAGAAGATAGATCCCACGCCGCCCACTCAATCCACGCCCTCGGCCTTTCGACCCGTCCACAATACCCACAGCTTGGAGTCACGCCAGCGGCAGAAGGACACCAGTTCCAGCGAGTGGCATCTGCGGCGCAAGTCGTACGGCTTCGAGAAGATGTCGCCGCCGGAGGATAAGAGCATCTTCCGGGTGGACGCCTCCACGGACAGTGGCCTAGGCCGTTCCGGTGAGCAACTGGGCAACTGGTCGCCCACCGAAAGGGAGCGGGAGAGGAACGAGAAGAATGCCGCTGCGGCACAACAGCAGAATGGCGTTGGCACAATTGTGCATTTTGACCGTTCCGGGAAACCCCACATGCCGTCCTCCAGCCCCACAGAGGGGGAGCTAAGTAAACGCCATTCGATTGCCGTGGAGGAAACCTGGCGTGATGTGCGCAAAACCTCGCAGGTTCATGTGAATGGAGGCACTGCCGTTGCCAGCACCTCCTCCTcccacaccaccaccaccagcagtcACCTGGGCAAAGGTAGCGCCCAGAAGCGTGTGGAGTTCTGCAAGACGGAGGTGCACTTTGCCGCCGAATCGGGTCGCGTTAATATCGTGGAGACCGACGGCAAGCCGCCGCCAACGCAAAACTTTCGCCGACGCCGCCGctccaacaccaccaccaccaccaccaccaccagtggTCCGCTGCAGAGTCTGGTTAAGTCGGCCAGTGTCGTCGGCGGAGGAGGgagctccagcagcagcaccagcagcagcagcactccGAGCAGCGAGGTGACCCACTTTGGTGACGATTCACAGCGCCGCAAGACGATAGCCACCAGCACAGTGGCCTACCGAGCCACGCTCATGGATCCGCCGGAAGTGGTTAGCCAGCCG ATTTccaatagcagcagcagcagtcaaGTGACGGTGACCACGGTGGCCAAGCCGGTGCACGAACCACGATGGAGTCTGATGGAGTCCACGTCGCGGAACAGCTACACCTCCACCAGTGGTGTGGACACCACGGACAACGAGACGGACGAGCTGTCCAACATTCGGGGCATCCTGAAGAACAAGCCTGTCAAGCCGAAGCCCTATCACCTGGGCGAGAACATAGAGAGTGCCGACGTGCTTTGGAGTGTTCCAGCGATGAAGGCGGATCGGGATAGTCCTTCGGCAAGGGATAGTG GAATCACCAGTGATTCACCCATTAGTCCCAAGTCGGTGGCCGAAAGGATTCGCATCGTGgagcagcgccagcagcagcagcaatcctCGCCAGCTGGCAATGGGTACTCGACCAAGATCAATGTGAGCCTGGGATCCGAGGATTGGGTTGAGTCAG ATCTTCCCAAGTCGAATGTGATGAACATAGCGCTCCATGCTCCCCAAATCGAGAAACCCAAGGCCACACCGCCCACTCTACGAATCGGCCAACTGATCCCAGTGGCCAAGCCAAGAACCCTCTTTATTCAGCCGCAAATCCAAGCGCAGTCCATCGTGGACAATGCCGATGAATCCGGCAGCGAGTCCTTGAAGATTGTGAAGGAGGCACGCGGTGCCCGCAAGTTGCGTGAACACGAACTCTCCTACTTTGGAgtgcagcagaagcagcaacagcaaacgaAGCTCTCCACAACGACCACGACGAATCCCAGAAGAACACTGCCCAGTCGCAGCAAAGTGAGCCACAATGATGAGCTGAAGGCAAATACCACGACCACGACCAAGTGGCAACTGCTCAACGATCGACCCGACCTGCTGAGGCACAGCAGTCCCCAACATAACGACAACGACTACAACcacgacgatgatgatgatctggatgaggacgaggagcaCTGTTACGAGAACATTGCCACCGAACTGACCACCACCTTCACGGTCAAGTCACCAGTCCACTCGCCGGAGAGATCCCGATCGCCGGGCAGCTATGAGCGAAAGGCCGACCTGCAGAGGGACGCCCAGATCCTAAGCGAAATGACCCGCAACGCTGATCAGACTTTGAAG GCTCTCTCCGAAGAGGCAGCCATCAAGGATCAGCGGCGCAGATCCTGTTCCCTGCAGCGGCGCAGCGCCAAACCATTGGAGACCATTGACGAGAAGGTGAAGGTGTACCCGCAATCGATGGGCGTGGCCCGCGGCACCTTCGCCTCCGAGGCGCGTCGCAACTCCAGGCAGTCGACTCCTTCGCCGACGCGGGCTCGCAGCTCGTCGCAGTCCTCCATCGAGTGCTGTCCACGTGACCGTTCGCGCTCCAGTTCGCGGGAGTCCATGACCCACGGCGGCGGCTCCTCCGACGACCAGGTGGCCACCAAGCAGCGCGCCGAGCGTCTGCGCTTGCGTACTCCGAAGAGGGAGAAGTCGCGCCACGAGCCAATCGAAGTTCGAGTCCATCGGACCAGCAGCAAGCCAAGGAGCAGTTCCAGTGCCACCGGGGCAGGATCATCTTCGCTGGAGTCCAAGCGCAGCTCCCATCACAGTCGCCACAGCCGCGAGGTGGATCAATCCGCTGAGTCGAAGACCTCGTCTTCCAGTCGCTTGATAAGATCCTCCCGGGTGGCGGATGAAAGTCGCTCCCGGCCGAGCAGCCATCGGGATCGGGAAAAGGAACGCGATCGGGAACGCTCTCGTGGCAGCGAGAAACATCGCGATGAACTCACGCGCTCCAGGG AACTTCTTGTTTTGGGCTTACTCATTATGGGTGCCACACAGCCGCAGAGGCTGAGCAAACGTTTTAG GTCACTCCAGTCGCTCTAG
- the LOC120443713 gene encoding pneumococcal serine-rich repeat protein isoform X4, whose protein sequence is MEVATTNNHSQSHHHHNHHHHLQPTAVVGGAGGSRSPFQREVREWQRIDPNTGALFSGRLEADRWINGPLNSYGKISDSQNISQPNGTQHTQRKQLEVLKARTANGAMQVIRTQTVQKSSSSWSSSTSTTTTSTTHHHHNHNHRTSQSNGHDPPPKSTILLSPISSQGVDICELSDDCSLSGSDAGIVHTPSAATSAATSASASASASALSQELIDDHVDFVVINGEASDKEDAADEPLHKGCHNLLPDTAPSLKLSNLMKSSSSISSQSSNNSNLTTAAQAASNTHRSAGKISLHAIVGPESSSSSSSSPASSAVWAKQADLYGQLPSGVGGSGGAGGADVAVAPPTQRRDLESFRHYNDDDGDDDDLRLTARHQRRQQVSQSVYAPPLPSIGSTLLQRSRSISTDDLSNDWEREDPAEQPVGEWRRVSKLRRSFQSQDHYKSPASSVRPRPLDLPSNSVSVARLRAELENGRRLHTAMRNNHVDLAALDNILNTPSTKPTVAKRNTFLTAESLQEIRGKLKKLSDESLYKEDFLAYHQKKPVVVREISVEKIDPTPPTQSTPSAFRPVHNTHSLESRQRQKDTSSSEWHLRRKSYGFEKMSPPEDKSIFRVDASTDSGLGRSGEQLGNWSPTERERERNEKNAAAAQQQNGVGTIVHFDRSGKPHMPSSSPTEGELSKRHSIAVEETWRDVRKTSQVHVNGGTAVASTSSSHTTTTSSHLGKGSAQKRVEFCKTEVHFAAESGRVNIVETDGKPPPTQNFRRRRRSNTTTTTTTTSGPLQSLVKSASVVGGGGSSSSSTSSSSTPSSEVTHFGDDSQRRKTIATSTVAYRATLMDPPEVVSQPISNSSSSSQVTVTTVAKPVHEPRWSLMESTSRNSYTSTSGVDTTDNETDELSNIRGILKNKPVKPKPYHLGENIESADVLWSVPAMKADRDSPSARDSGITSDSPISPKSVAERIRIVEQRQQQQQSSPAGNGYSTKINVSLGSEDWVESDLPKSNVMNIALHAPQIEKPKATPPTLRIGQLIPVAKPRTLFIQPQIQAQSIVDNADESGSESLKIVKEARGARKLREHELSYFGVQQKQQQQTKLSTTTTTNPRRTLPSRSKVSHNDELKANTTTTTKWQLLNDRPDLLRHSSPQHNDNDYNHDDDDDLDEDEEHCYENIATELTTTFTVKSPVHSPERSRSPGSYERKADLQRDAQILSEMTRNADQTLKALSEEAAIKDQRRRSCSLQRRSAKPLETIDEKVKVYPQSMGVARGTFASEARRNSRQSTPSPTRARSSSQSSIECCPRDRSRSSSRESMTHGGGSSDDQVATKQRAERLRLRTPKREKSRHEPIEVRVHRTSSKPRSSSSATGAGSSSLESKRSSHHSRHSREVDQSAESKTSSSSRLIRSSRVADESRSRPSSHRDREKERDRERSRGSEKHRDELTRSRGHSSRSRHSEHPSSGTRESSRPSKTRSSRSSHDSATIHKKSTTSTTASSKASKTTVHKPSASATASASASTTTAPPTHHHELTYVYVTNLAPTESSEESLGQHGAEYAAEPAKEADYASIDEVESVTKAPQPPQPPQPPQPPPRSKRKRSLIPVPVNPPASYEYRTKLQMIPPSYSNQSTLRCRSVARRKPALKATQSTSSSFAFLPYLPAKRNSSVSHVYDNYLLYATSEELGKADKADKLRPYQNNLSNEHAQLFGASAAGALPREGRGRLGGWPKRLKMRQVRSSVSTHQPFGICTCS, encoded by the exons ATGGAAGTGGCCACAACAAACAATCACAGTCAGAGCCATCATCATCacaatcatcatcatcatctgcaGCCGACGGCGGTGGTCGGTGGAGCGGGGGGCTCCCGGTCCCCCTTCCAGAGGGAGGTGCGTGAATGGCAACGCATCGATCCCAATACCGGAGCCCTTTTCAGCGGACGCTTGGAGGCAGACCGCTGGATAAACGGACCGCTGAACAGCTACGGCAAG ATATCCGACTCCCAAAACATCTCACAGCCGAATGGCACACAGCACACGCAGCGCAAACAGTTGGAGGTGCTGAAGGCCCGCACCGCCAACGGCGCCATGCAGGTGATCCGCACCCAGACGGTGCAAAAGAGCTCGTCCTCGTGGTCCTCCTCCAcatccaccaccaccacatccaccacccaccaccaccacaaccacaaccaccgCACGAGTCAGAGTAATGGCCACGATCCACCTCCAAAGTCCACTATCCTCCTATCCCCCATCAGCAGCCAGGGTGTTGACATCTGCGAGCTTAGCGACGATTGCAGTCTCAGTGGCAGCGATGCTGGCATTGTTCATACTCCATCCGCAGCCACATCCGCGGCCACATCCGCCTCGGCGTCCGCGTCCGCATCCGCACTCAGCCAGGAGCTAATCGACGATCATGTTGACTTTGTTGTGATTAATGGCGAGGCGAGCGATAAAGAGGACGCTGCCGACGAGCCTTTGCACAAAGGCTGCCACAATTTGTTACCCGATACGGCTCCCAGTCTGAAATTAAGCAATCTAATG AAAAGCAGCTCGAGCATTTCCAGCCAGAGCAGCAACAATTCGAACCTAACAACTGCAGCGCAAGCGGCGAGCAACACCCACAGAAGTGCGGGCAAAATAAGCCTACATGCAATTGTGGGACCagaatcatcatcatcatcatcatcatcgccagcATCGTCAGCGGTTTGGGCCAAGCAGGCTGACTTATATGGCCAGCTACCAAGTGGCGTGGGCGGTTCTGGCGGAGCTGGTGGTGCTGACGTAGCTGTTGCCCCGCCAACGCAGCGTCGTGATTTGGAAAGTTTCCGGCATTATAACGATGACGacggcgacgacgacgatcTGCG ACTCACCGCTCGCCATCAGCGTCGCCAGCAGGTGTCCCAGTCGGTCTACGCCCCTCCATTGCCCTCGATCGGATCCACGCTGCTCCAGCGATCCCGCTCCATTTCCACGGATGATCTCAGCAACGACTGGGAGCGAGAGGATCCCGCCGAACAGCCGGTGGGTGAGTGGCGCAGGGTCAGCAAACTGCGTCGCTCCTTTCAGTCGCAGGATCACTACAAGAGTCCAGCATCCTCCGTCCGACCACGACCCCTCGATTTGCCAAGTAATTCGGTGAGTGTGGCCCGACTGCGAGCGGAACTGGAGAACGGACGTCGCCTGCACACGGCCATGCGGAACAATCACGTGGATCTGGCCGCTCTGGACAACATATTGAACACGCCCTCGACCAAGCCCACGGTGGCCAAGAGGAACACCTTCCTCACCGCCGAATCCCTGCAGGAGATTCGCGGCAAGCTGAAGAAGCTCTCGGACGAGAGTCTCTACAAGGAGGACTTCCTGGCCTATCATCAAAAGAAGCCAGTGGTGGTGCGGGAGATCAGCGTGGAGAAGATAGATCCCACGCCGCCCACTCAATCCACGCCCTCGGCCTTTCGACCCGTCCACAATACCCACAGCTTGGAGTCACGCCAGCGGCAGAAGGACACCAGTTCCAGCGAGTGGCATCTGCGGCGCAAGTCGTACGGCTTCGAGAAGATGTCGCCGCCGGAGGATAAGAGCATCTTCCGGGTGGACGCCTCCACGGACAGTGGCCTAGGCCGTTCCGGTGAGCAACTGGGCAACTGGTCGCCCACCGAAAGGGAGCGGGAGAGGAACGAGAAGAATGCCGCTGCGGCACAACAGCAGAATGGCGTTGGCACAATTGTGCATTTTGACCGTTCCGGGAAACCCCACATGCCGTCCTCCAGCCCCACAGAGGGGGAGCTAAGTAAACGCCATTCGATTGCCGTGGAGGAAACCTGGCGTGATGTGCGCAAAACCTCGCAGGTTCATGTGAATGGAGGCACTGCCGTTGCCAGCACCTCCTCCTcccacaccaccaccaccagcagtcACCTGGGCAAAGGTAGCGCCCAGAAGCGTGTGGAGTTCTGCAAGACGGAGGTGCACTTTGCCGCCGAATCGGGTCGCGTTAATATCGTGGAGACCGACGGCAAGCCGCCGCCAACGCAAAACTTTCGCCGACGCCGCCGctccaacaccaccaccaccaccaccaccaccagtggTCCGCTGCAGAGTCTGGTTAAGTCGGCCAGTGTCGTCGGCGGAGGAGGgagctccagcagcagcaccagcagcagcagcactccGAGCAGCGAGGTGACCCACTTTGGTGACGATTCACAGCGCCGCAAGACGATAGCCACCAGCACAGTGGCCTACCGAGCCACGCTCATGGATCCGCCGGAAGTGGTTAGCCAGCCG ATTTccaatagcagcagcagcagtcaaGTGACGGTGACCACGGTGGCCAAGCCGGTGCACGAACCACGATGGAGTCTGATGGAGTCCACGTCGCGGAACAGCTACACCTCCACCAGTGGTGTGGACACCACGGACAACGAGACGGACGAGCTGTCCAACATTCGGGGCATCCTGAAGAACAAGCCTGTCAAGCCGAAGCCCTATCACCTGGGCGAGAACATAGAGAGTGCCGACGTGCTTTGGAGTGTTCCAGCGATGAAGGCGGATCGGGATAGTCCTTCGGCAAGGGATAGTG GAATCACCAGTGATTCACCCATTAGTCCCAAGTCGGTGGCCGAAAGGATTCGCATCGTGgagcagcgccagcagcagcagcaatcctCGCCAGCTGGCAATGGGTACTCGACCAAGATCAATGTGAGCCTGGGATCCGAGGATTGGGTTGAGTCAG ATCTTCCCAAGTCGAATGTGATGAACATAGCGCTCCATGCTCCCCAAATCGAGAAACCCAAGGCCACACCGCCCACTCTACGAATCGGCCAACTGATCCCAGTGGCCAAGCCAAGAACCCTCTTTATTCAGCCGCAAATCCAAGCGCAGTCCATCGTGGACAATGCCGATGAATCCGGCAGCGAGTCCTTGAAGATTGTGAAGGAGGCACGCGGTGCCCGCAAGTTGCGTGAACACGAACTCTCCTACTTTGGAgtgcagcagaagcagcaacagcaaacgaAGCTCTCCACAACGACCACGACGAATCCCAGAAGAACACTGCCCAGTCGCAGCAAAGTGAGCCACAATGATGAGCTGAAGGCAAATACCACGACCACGACCAAGTGGCAACTGCTCAACGATCGACCCGACCTGCTGAGGCACAGCAGTCCCCAACATAACGACAACGACTACAACcacgacgatgatgatgatctggatgaggacgaggagcaCTGTTACGAGAACATTGCCACCGAACTGACCACCACCTTCACGGTCAAGTCACCAGTCCACTCGCCGGAGAGATCCCGATCGCCGGGCAGCTATGAGCGAAAGGCCGACCTGCAGAGGGACGCCCAGATCCTAAGCGAAATGACCCGCAACGCTGATCAGACTTTGAAG GCTCTCTCCGAAGAGGCAGCCATCAAGGATCAGCGGCGCAGATCCTGTTCCCTGCAGCGGCGCAGCGCCAAACCATTGGAGACCATTGACGAGAAGGTGAAGGTGTACCCGCAATCGATGGGCGTGGCCCGCGGCACCTTCGCCTCCGAGGCGCGTCGCAACTCCAGGCAGTCGACTCCTTCGCCGACGCGGGCTCGCAGCTCGTCGCAGTCCTCCATCGAGTGCTGTCCACGTGACCGTTCGCGCTCCAGTTCGCGGGAGTCCATGACCCACGGCGGCGGCTCCTCCGACGACCAGGTGGCCACCAAGCAGCGCGCCGAGCGTCTGCGCTTGCGTACTCCGAAGAGGGAGAAGTCGCGCCACGAGCCAATCGAAGTTCGAGTCCATCGGACCAGCAGCAAGCCAAGGAGCAGTTCCAGTGCCACCGGGGCAGGATCATCTTCGCTGGAGTCCAAGCGCAGCTCCCATCACAGTCGCCACAGCCGCGAGGTGGATCAATCCGCTGAGTCGAAGACCTCGTCTTCCAGTCGCTTGATAAGATCCTCCCGGGTGGCGGATGAAAGTCGCTCCCGGCCGAGCAGCCATCGGGATCGGGAAAAGGAACGCGATCGGGAACGCTCTCGTGGCAGCGAGAAACATCGCGATGAACTCACGCGCTCCAGGG GTCACTCCAGTCGCTCTAGGCACAGTGAGCACCCGTCGTCGGGAACCCGGGAGAGCAGTCGGCCAAGTAAGACGAGATCGAGTCGCAGTAGCCACGACTCGGCAACGATACACAAAAAGTCGACCACGAGCACAACAGCCAGTTCGAAAGCATCGAAAACCACAGTGCATAAAccatctgcatctgcaacCGCATCTGCATcagccagcaccaccacaGCACCACCCACGCACCACCACGAACTGACGTACGTATACGTAACGAATTTAGCCCCTACCGAATCCAGCGAGGAGTCACTCGGACAGCATGGTGCCGAATACGCCGCAGAGCCCGCCAAAGAGGCGGACTACGCTAGCATTGATGAGGTGGAGTCGGTGACGAAAGCACCACAGCCACCACAGCCACCACAGCCACCACAGCCACCGCCGCGCAGCAAACGAAAGAGATCCCTGATCCCAGTGCCAGTGAATCCGCCCGCCAGCTATGAGTACCGCACCAAGCTGCAGATGATACCGCCCAGCTACTCCAATCAGTCCACCCTGCGGTGTCGCAGTGTGGCCCGCAGGAAACCCGCCCTGAAGGCCACCCAATCGACCAGCTCCAGCTTCGCCTTTCTGCCCTACTTGCCGGCCAAGCGGAACTCGAGTGTTAGCCATGTCTACGACAACTATCTGCTCTATGCCACCAGCGAGGAGCTGGGCAAGGCGGACAAAGCGGACAAGCTGCGTCCTTACCAAAACAATCTGAGCAATGAGCATGCGCAGCTTTTTGGTGCTTCAGCGGCGGGGGCGTTGCCTCGcgaggggcgtggccggcTGGGCGGCTGGCCAAAGAGGCTGAAAATGCGGCAAGTGCGCAGCAGTGTGTCCACCCACCAGCCGTTCGGTATCTGCACATGTTCATAG